One region of Leishmania panamensis strain MHOM/PA/94/PSC-1 chromosome 28 sequence genomic DNA includes:
- a CDS encoding hypothetical protein (TriTrypDB/GeneDB-style sysID: LpmP.28.2850): protein MLLLAYFRRGRMTRRHRPLFHIVLVLVVVLLLVVHGSAPAAALTGTAPCPATAEAAAEWCIKWFGGAGGTVTAGTWNEAFFSCVCNGAVSLRIDRHLSPIIESGQKWLPSVASPSLAGSSSSLDEFSSSALNNSGSSSSLRPDWASSLRWLLARFSSSMTEGYTCQWTGFFSEYPDGVQCLPSTGVCPTTCTVMPPYLCEGQQAGSCTVGSNGTLLYSCSTCTGRLFTINTTGPDTCNRAYTEELCDPEIDCSGHGCCATDHVESSSSSEAENVCKCFANRSHGFYAGSNCAACASGYYVNSEGVCKTHVQPGQVLLASIATTWTMVSPNLAVLFLFVIFSMVRKLNASDRPFELTGLRRANLSSVHVARRRQQSLFHSKYIPMRPAKSRSFANPNQPRARGPSAY from the coding sequence ATGCTGTTGCTTGCGTACTTCAGGCGAGGGCGAATGACTCGCCGTcaccgccctctcttccacatCGTTCtcgtgttggtggtggtgctgctgcttgtggtGCACGGCAGTGctcctgcggcggcgctcaccGGGACGGCTCCGTGTCCCGCCACGGCGGAAGCTGCGGCGGAGTGGTGCATCAAGTGGtttggcggcgctggcggcaccGTTACGGCTGGCACGTGGAACGAAGCCTTTttctcgtgcgtgtgcaacGGCGCTGTGTCGCTGAGAATCGACCGTCATCTCTCCCCGATTATTGAAAGCGGGCAGAAATGGTTGCCTAGTGTTGCTTCGCCGAGCTTAGCGGGGTCGTCCTCGTCACTTGATGaattctcctcctccgcactcAACAACTCAGGGTCGTCCTCGTCATTACGCCCTGACTGGGCCTCATCCTTGCGATGGTTGCTGGCCCGATTCTCGTCCTCAATGACGGAGGGCTACACCTGCCAGTGGACTGGCTTTTTCTCAGAGTACCCGGATGGCGTGCAATGCCTGCCCAGCACTGGAGTGTGTCCCACTACTTGCACCGTCATGCCACCGTACCTCTGCGAGGGCCAGCAGGCAGGCAGCTGCACTGtcggcagcaacggcacGCTTCTGTACAGCTGCTCAACCTGCACTGGACGGCTATTCACCATTAATACGACAGGTCCAGACACGTGCAACCGCGCGTACACGGAGGAGCTATGCGACCCGGAGATTGACTGCAGCGGTCACGGGTGTTGCGCCACGGACCACGTCGAgtcctcgagcagctccgaAGCTGAGAACGTGTGCAAGTGTTTCGCGAACCGTTCGCATGGCTTCTATGCCGGGAGCAACTGCGCTGCATGCGCGTCAGGCTACTATGTGAACTCCGAGGGGGTTTGCAAGACGCACGTGCAGCCAGGGCAGGTTTTGCTAGCGTCAATTGCCACGACGTGGACGATGGTGTCCCCCAACTTAGcggtgctcttcctcttcgtcaTTTTCAGCATGGTGCGCAAGCTGAATGCGTCGGACCGGCCTTTCGAACTGACGGGATTGCGACGGGCAAACCTGTCCTCGGTGCacgtggcgcggcggcgacagcagagCCTCTTCCACTCCAAATACATCCCGATGCGGCCGGCGAAGAGCCGCTCCTTTGCGAATCCGAACCAGCCCCGCGCCCGGGGACCGTCCGCGTATTGA
- a CDS encoding hypothetical protein (TriTrypDB/GeneDB-style sysID: LpmP.28.2860) encodes MSALVLSIGIPPQERARLCAVAAADVCQQAVAHVNAAAQCEMHNAAAPYIRAVYVYRAGSVAAERVTVASGSECGSYLQETLRVTVAGIEAPSVACWLTVTLEDTCIVQHAVFAITPNSKEPQKMASPALSQMYAPRRATPRGNVDPQRAETLAARVPALPSVGEANPPQSASHRRSLGAIPCSHSARNSSKAMEVAAQRPPVAQRRQQPPQQLTSPPQQQQQEPPPIRNVYKRIEKYQTEGAHGPDNRTHRSPRDAPQPKEDIAPPHLSQNSRDAAPRLGGPGNSASISHPSTAAHPRPQSAVDHSTSAYPSSKTSHPAALARPNSRPLLSDESVEQLARRPSDASSTTVSQSSGCLQVPQSNADDLTYNCMRTDLTVASDRQQWGDWAPRICYSPRREELWELADACMTHDYRRENIDGDEPPCDESELSRSDEY; translated from the coding sequence ATGAGTGCATTGGTGCTGTCGATCGGCATCCCGCCGCAGGAGCGTGCACGACTCtgtgcagtggcggcggcagatgTCTGCCAGCAAGCAGTTGCCCATGTGAATGCGGCGGCGCAATGCGAAAtgcacaacgccgccgcaccgtACATCCGTGCCGTGTATGTGTACAGGGCGGGCTCCGTCGCAGCGGAGCGTGTCACGGTCGCGTCCGGAAGTGAATGCGGCTCCTACCTACAAGAGACGTTGCGAGTCACCGTTGCTGGCATCGAGGCGCCGTCTGTCGCCTGCTGGCTTACAGTGACGTTGGAGGACACCTGCATAGTGCAGCACGCCGTCTTTGCCATCACCCCCAACTCGAAGGAACCGCAAAAGATGGCGTCGCCAGCTCTGTCACAGATGTACGCACCGAGGCGTGCCACACCTCGTGGCAACGTGGACCCGCAGCGCGCCGAGACGCTCGCTGCAAGGGTACCTGCTCTGCCTTCAGTGGGGGAGGCAAACCCGCCACAGTCCGCCTCGCACAGGCGCTCCCTCGGTGCTATACCTTGCTCACACTCGGCTCGCAACTCATCGAAAGCCATGGAAGTGGCCGCCCAGCGACCGccagtggcgcagcggcgccaacagcctccgcagcagctcacgTCGCCGccccagcaacagcaacaggaGCCGCCACCGATCCGCAACGTGTATAAGCGGATCGAAAAATATCAGACAGAAGGGGCGCACGGTCCCGACAACAGGACACACCGCTCCCCTCGCGACGCACCGCAGCCAAAGGAAGACATCGCACCACCGCACCTGTCTCAGAACAGCAGGGATGCGGCGCCTCGTCTTGGTGGCCCGGGCAACAGCGCTTCTATCTCACACCCCTCCACGGCCGCCCACCCGCGCCCGCAGAGCGCCGTCGaccacagcaccagcgcctaCCCCTCAAGCAAAACGAGCCACCCTGCGGCGCTCGCTCGACCTAACTCCCGGCCACTGTTGTCGGATGAGTCTGTTGAGCAACTGGCACGTCGGCCAAGCGATGCTTCTTCCACCACGGTTTCGCAGAGCTCTGGCTGCCTCCAGGTGCCGCAGTCAAACGCCGATGACCTCACATACAACTGCATGCGTACGGACTTGACAGTGGCAAGTGACAGGCAGCAATGGGGTGATTGGGCACCCCGCATATGCTACTCCCCACGCCGCGAGGAGCTCTGGGAGCTCGCCGATGCCTGTATGACACACGACTACCGCCGCGAAAATATCGATGGTGACGAGCCGCCGTGTGATGAGAGCGAACTCTCGCGCAGCGACGAGTACTGA
- a CDS encoding hypothetical protein (TriTrypDB/GeneDB-style sysID: LpmP.28.2870), protein MRSVSRRLLLASPATTIVAAPQSLLSMRGAPSFVHPPAEEAIGKDVKATPANWVTAYVLPEVITEPEEQALLDFSEPWFKRLSYNDGHMDGLIHHYKEFYRSYATIMQAAETGNDPGLSTPHANLETDLSLVSGALARVHNLAQVYLPRIPIDDRVHFLRLAGSGFIRAHADETRNSAGIVAGLCLNAGRVMTLTHPKHPGEHVELMLAPRCFYILLGRARYDWEHSVDWVCDDDEHIRRIQKSIVVEGTPIRFDGAETPYRRFDRTAIIFRGISPMALLARRMHERRS, encoded by the coding sequence ATGCGTTCGGTGTCTCGCCGGTTGCTCCTCGCATCGCCGGCGACGACAATCGTGGCGGCACCGCAGTCTCTGCTGTCGATGCGAGGAGCCCCGTCGTTTGTTCACCCGCCTGCTGAGGAAGCCATCGGCAAAGATGTCAAGGCTACACCGGCGAACTGGGTGACGGCGTACGTGCTGCCAGAGGTGATCACGGAGCCGGAGGAGCAGGCACTTCTGGACTTTTCAGAGCCGTGGTTTAAGCGGCTCAGCTACAACGATGGCCACATGGACGGCCTCATCCACCACTACAAGGAGTTCTACCGCTCGTACGCTACCATCATGCAGGCGGCAGAGACGGGAAACGATCCTGGTCTGAGCACGCCACACGCCAACCTCGAGACTGATCTTTCACTTGTATCCGGGGCCCTCGCCCGGGTGCACAACCTTGCGCAGGTGTACCTGCCGCGCATCCCCATCGACGATCGCGTGCATTTCTTGAGGCTGGCAGGGAGCGGCTTCATCCGGGCCCATGCAGACGAAACCCGAAATTCAGCAGGCATTGTTGCAGGCTTGTGTCTGAACGCCGGCCGCGTCATGACGCTGACACACCCGAAGCATCCTGGCGAACACGTCGAGCTGATGctggcgccgcgctgctTTTACATTCTGCTTGGGCGAGCCCGATACGACTGGGAGCACAGTGTCGACTGGGTCTGCGACGATGATGAGCACATCCGCCGTATTCAGAAAAGCATCGTTGTCGAGGGCACGCCAATACGCTTCGACGGCGCAGAGACACCGTATCGCCGATTTGACCGCACTGCCATCATATTCCGGGGTATATCACCCATGGCTCTGCTCGCCAGGCGCATGCATGAGAGGAGGAGTTGA
- a CDS encoding hypothetical protein (TriTrypDB/GeneDB-style sysID: LpmP.28.2880) yields the protein MNTTTEKVTISFNTSRFGVKVADGSFDPDTTIGEVHARLRKKLVKAKAMTVPVTSGGLEGVTAISSSTPTSGSGATFIFVRNGTEAFIPAPEQTLQTLLDMYATTPEARKLYITIDPEVFSG from the coding sequence atgaacaCAACAACGGAGAAGGTGACAATCAGCTTCAACACGTCACGCTTCGGTGTGAAGGTGGCCGACGGCAGCTTCGATCCCGACACGACCATCGGCGAGGTCCACGCAAGGCTGCGCAAGAAGCTCGTTAAGGCGAAGGCGATGACGGTACCGGTAACCAGTGGAGGATTGGAAGGGGTGACAgcgatcagcagcagcacccccacAAGCGGCTCCGGCGCTACCTTCATTTTTGTGCGCAACGGCACCGAGGCCTTCATCCCCGCTCCGGAGCAAACCTTGCAAACTCTGCTGGACATGTACGCAACCACCCCGGAGGCGCGGAAGCTATACATTACCATAGACCCAGAAGTCTTCAGCGGGTGA